ACCCGACGGTGGTACGGTGCGCCTGTCTAGCGAGCGCCTTGCCTTTGTCTTTCAGGACGACCGGTTGATACCCTGGATAACGGCTAGAGAAAACATCGAAATAGCCTCGCCCGGCTGCGACGTGAACGGTTACCTGAGACTGGTGGGCCTGGAGGACCACGGAGGGAAGTATCCCTCCCAGATGAGCGGTGGAATGAAACGAAGGCTCAACATAGCGAGGGCGATCGCCTTCGAGCCGGATCTGATACTCATGGACGAACCCTTCAACTCACTGGATGTCGTAATGAAGGATCATTTGCTTGAAGAGATCAAAGAGATTTGGCATGAGAGGAAACTCAGTATAGTAATGGTTACGCACGACCCGAGAGAGGCTGCCAGACTTTCAACTGAGATAATGCTTGTTCGCGATGGCTTCAACAAAACTGAAATAGTTAAGCTGGAAAACCCCATAGGCAGAAGCGCAGACGACATCGATACCATATCGAGAAGGTTGCTCGAGAGGATGAAAGAATTTTCTTCTTATGTTCAATAAAAAGCGAATGAATCGAAATAACCTTGATGTAGTATTTGCTGGCAGCGAAGAGGTGATTATTGTGAACGACAGAAGAGATCTGGTGATAGACCTAAATACATTCGAGTTCAAAAAAAGCATAGACGCTTCGTTCGGGACAGACTTCACGGATGAAGTGACTCTGATGGAACCGGTAGATGTCCATATAGATCTCTACAAAGACAAAGATTCGGTTATCGTTACGGGGACCGTCAACACATCGGTCGAAGAGAGTTGTGCCCGCTGCCTGAAGCCGGTGGTTATACAGATAAGGGGAACGATCGAAGCAACTTACGTTCACGAGATAATGCTGAAAAGCGTCGATGATGCCGGCAAAGACGAGCTGGAGAACGTTATAAAGTTAGAGGGAGAGCTTCTGGACTTGTCAGATCGAGTTATTGAGGCTATAATTGTTGAGGTTCCGTTGAAGACTCTATGCAGTAAGGATTGTGCGGGTCTGTGTCCGGCCTGTGGAACCAATCTGAACGAGAATCCCGATCACAAGTGCCAGGATCGGGTGATTGTTGATGACAGCTGGCACAAAGCGATCTCAGAATTGAAAACCAAATTGAAGAATTAAATACAGGAGGGATTGAAGTGGCCGTTCCAAAGCAAAAACGAAGTAGAAGCAGGACACATCTCAAAAGAGCGAAGACGTACAGGGCGATCACGGTCTCCGTTTCTACGTGTCCTAACTGCGGAGAACCGAAGCAACCCCACAGAGTTTGTCTGCACTGTGGTCATTACGGAGGAAGACAGATTCTTGAGATTGGTGAATAATCCATGCCTGGCGTGAGGATCGCGCTCGATTC
This portion of the Mesotoga infera genome encodes:
- a CDS encoding YceD family protein translates to MNDRRDLVIDLNTFEFKKSIDASFGTDFTDEVTLMEPVDVHIDLYKDKDSVIVTGTVNTSVEESCARCLKPVVIQIRGTIEATYVHEIMLKSVDDAGKDELENVIKLEGELLDLSDRVIEAIIVEVPLKTLCSKDCAGLCPACGTNLNENPDHKCQDRVIVDDSWHKAISELKTKLKN
- the rpmF gene encoding 50S ribosomal protein L32 — encoded protein: MAVPKQKRSRSRTHLKRAKTYRAITVSVSTCPNCGEPKQPHRVCLHCGHYGGRQILEIGE
- a CDS encoding ABC transporter ATP-binding protein: MLLKIDGLTKKFDGETVINDLTYSIEGKFFLTILGSSGCGKTTLLRILSGVLKPDGGTVRLSSERLAFVFQDDRLIPWITARENIEIASPGCDVNGYLRLVGLEDHGGKYPSQMSGGMKRRLNIARAIAFEPDLILMDEPFNSLDVVMKDHLLEEIKEIWHERKLSIVMVTHDPREAARLSTEIMLVRDGFNKTEIVKLENPIGRSADDIDTISRRLLERMKEFSSYVQ